The Hymenobacter oligotrophus genome segment CGTGCTGCCCAACAGTGCCGTGGCCGCCCCGAAACCTAGGGCTGTAAGCAACAAGGGCACGGGGCGTTGGCGACGTTCGTATAGCTCAACCGAACTAATGCGCCCGGCGCGGTACAGCAGCCACGTGCCCAGGCCTGGCAGCCAAAACGTAAGCAGCCACACCCACAGCGTCAGTTGCCAGCGTGCCTCCGTTGCCAGGGGCAGCAGTGCCGTTGGCATACCATAGGCCAACATCAGCACCAGGTAAGTGGGCACCAGCAGCGGATGAAACACAGCCGACAGACCGAAGGCCAAGCGGTTTTTCAATGAAAAAGGAAGAATGAAAAAGCAGAAACGAAGCGGACTGCCCACTTGGCTCGTCCTTTCTCATTCCTCCTTCGTCCTTAACTTATTATAGCTCTTTGCGCAAACGTGCTACCGGAATGTTCAGCTGTTCGCGGTATTTGGCCACGGTGCGGCGGGCAATGTTGTAGCCGCGGGTGTTCAGCATCTTTTCCAGCTTGTCGTCGGAGAGCGGGCGGCGCTTGTCTTCGGCCTCAATGATTTCTTTCAGAATGTGCTTCACCTCGCGGCTCGACGCGTCCTCGCCCGAGTCGGTAGCAATGCCCTCCGAGAAAAAGTACTTAAGAGGATAAATGCCAAACTCCGTCTGCACGGCTTTGGAGTTGGCCACGCGCGACACGGTGCTGATATCCATGCCAATTTCCTGGGCTATGTCCTTCAGAATCATGGGCCGCAACTTGCTCTCGTCGCCTTCCAGGAAGAAATCTTTCTGGTAGCGCACAATGGAATCCATGGTGCGCAGCAGGGTTTGCTGGCGCTGCTTGATGGCGTCGATAAACCACTTGGCCGCGTCGAGCTTCTGTTTCACAAAGGTCACGGCTTCCTTCAGCTTCTTGTCCTTCTTGGCGCCCTTGTCGTAGGCCTGAAACATTTCTTGGTAGTCGCGGCTCACGCGCAGGTCGGGCGCGTTGCGCGCGTTTAGCGTGAGGTGCAGCTCGCCGTTGTCGTTCGTCAGGATAAAGTCGGGGATGATGTACTGCACCCGGCCCCCGCCGGTAGGGTCGGAGCCGCCTGGCTTGGGGTTAAGTTTCAGAATCAGGCCGATAGCTTCCTTAATTTCCTCGTCGGTCAGGTCGAGGCGCTGCTGAATTTTGGGGTAGTGCTTCTTCGTGAACTCGTCGAAGGTTTCCTCCAGAATGCGCTGCGCGTGCTCCACCACGTCGTCGTGGGGGCGGCGGTCGAGCTGCAGCAGCAGGCACTCGCGCAAATCGCGCGCGCCAATGCCGGGCGGGTCAAACGTCTGAATTAAGCGCAAGGCCTGTTCAATTTCGGCCTCGGTGGCTTCGATGTTTTGCGAAAAAGCCAGGTCGTTGGCAATGGCTCCTAGGTCGCGGCGGATGTAACCGTCGGCATCAATGGAGCCAATGAGCTGGCGGCCAATGGCCTCGTGCTTTTCGTCGAGGTCCATAAAGCGCAACTGCTCGAACAGAGAATCGGTGAGCGTGCTGCCGGTGTCGGCCAGGGGCATGTCGCGTTCTTCCTCGTCGCCGCCGGTATCGCCCTGCATTTTGTAGCCGGCTATTTCGTCGTCGTTGAGGTAGTCTTCGAGGTTCAAGTCGTCCGAGTCCTTGGTTTCGCTGGTGTCCTCGTCGCGGGGCATTTCCAGCTCGGGCTCCGGCGTTTCGTCAAAGTCTTCGTCGAGAATATTCTCGTCGTTGTCGTACTCCTCGCCTTCGGCCGGGGTGTCGTCGGTATCGTCTTGGTCGTCGCCGAAATCGTCGTCGGCATCGTCATCGGCCATGTCGGCCTCTTCCGCATCGCCTTCTTCGAGCGCGGGGTTGGCTTCCAGCTCTTCTTTAATGCGCATCTCCAGCTCTGCGGTGGGTATCTGCAGCAGCTTGATGAACTGTATTTGTTGGGGCGACAGCTTCTGCGAGAGAAGCTGTTTCATGTCTAGTCGTTGCATAACTCGGTACGCGTGCGTCGGCTGCCGTGGGAGGGCGCCGCTTCTGCCAAAGATAGCCTTTTGTGTACTTCGGTTTTAGGGCAAAGGTTGGTGCACGTAGGCTGTTTTGGCGCAGGTGGCTTTAGCCCGCAGAGGGCGCCGAGGCTTTCGCAGAAGGCGCCGAGCTTTGCGTCATCTGCGGAAGCCTCGGCGCCTTCTGCGGGCTAACTAACGTCGGCGTAGTATGGCGGGCTTACGACACTTACCGCTATTTTTGCCCGCTCATTCTCATTGCCAACACAATGTCCGTCAGAAGATCAAGCGTAGAGGCGCTGCTGGCTAGCCAAGAGCTAGACCGCGAAGTGCTCGTGAAAGGTTGGGTACGCACCCGCCGCGGCAACAAATACGTGCAGTTTATCGCCGTAAACGACGGCTCCACGATCAATAATCTGCAGGTAGTAGCCGACGCTGAGAAGTTTCCGGAGGAAACGCTGAAGGACGTGGCCACCGGCGCCTGCGTGGCCGTGCGCGGCACCTTGGTAGCCTCGCAGGGCAAGGGCCAATCGGTTGAGATTCAGGCCACGGAAATTGAGGTATTGGGCAAAGCCGACCCCGAAACGTACCCGCTCCAAAAGAAAGGCCACTCGCTGGAGTTCCTGCGCGAAATTGCGCACCTGCGCCCCCGCACCAACACCTTTGGCGCGGTGCTGCGCCTGCGCCACGCGCTGGCGTTTGCCGTGCACCAGTACTTCAACGACCGCGGCTTTTTCTACGTGCACACGCCCATCATCACCGGCTCCGATGCCGAGGGTGCCGGGCAGATGTTTCGGGTAACCACGCTGCCCGAGCAAAACCCGCCGCTCAACGAGCAGGGCCAGGTAGATTACAAGGAAGACTTTTTCGGCAAGGCCACCAACCTCACCGTATCGGGCCAGCTCGAGGGCGAAGTAACTGCCATGGCCCTTGGTAAGGTGTACACCTTCGGTCCCACGTTCCGGGCCGAGAACAGCAACACGGCCCGGCACCTGGCCGAGTTCTGGATGATTGAGCCGGAAATGGCGTTTTTCGACCTGCACGACAACATGGACCTGGCAGAGGACTTCCTGAAGTACCTCGTGCGCTACGCCCTGGAGAAGTGCCCCGCCGATCTGCAGTTCCTCAACGACCAGTACGACAAGGAACTCCTAGGTCGGTTGCAGTTCGTGATTGACAACGACTTCCAGCGCCTGACCTACACCGAGGCCGTGGAAATTCTGAAGTCGGCCAAGCAGAAATTCGAATTCCCCGTGGACTGGGGCACCGACCTGCAGTCGGAGCACGAGCGGTACTTGGTGGAGAAGCACTTCAAGAAGCCCGTAATCCTGACGAACTACCCGAAGGACATCAAGGCATTCTACATGAAGCTCGACGAGGACGGCCGCACCGTGCGCGCCATGGACGTGCTGTTCCCCGGCATCGGCGAAATCATCGGCGGCTCGCAGCGCGAGGAAGACCTAGGGAAATTGCAGCAGCGCATGCAGGAAATGCACGTGCCCGAAGAAGACCTGTGGTGGTACCTCGACCTGCGCCGCTTTGGCTCGGCCCCGCATTCGGGCTTCGGTCTGGGCTTCGAGCGGCTGGTGCTGTTCGTGACGGGCATGACGAACATTCGGGACGTAATTCCCTTCCCGCGCTTCCCGAAAAACGCGGAATTTTAAGCGGCTCTAAACTTTACACGAAAAAGCCAGCACGCTGTAGCGCTGGCTTTTTCTGTTTACAAGAGTTTCAAAACCGCCTTTTCGTAGAAATTCGCGAACCGATCAGGCTTGTTGCGGGAGCAAATACTGGTGTACAAATAAGGACTGACTTGCGGCCCCAGGTCGAGGATGCTTTGGGGTTTAACATCCCGAAGCCAACTGTAAATTAGGTAGTCGGTGTCTAGGTTAAAGCTGCTGCCGCAAGCGGCCGAACTGCCGCTGCTTTGCACCGAAAGCGTATCTGTTTGGGCCGAGCCTTTGTAAAGATGCTTTACCCGGAAAATATACCGCACCAGCCCGCCCACTTGCGTTTTGCTCACGAGAGTTCCCGCAAATATTACGTCGGCTTGCCGGTAGCTTTTGCGGATGCCAACCTCCACGCAGGAGCAGGCCATACTTGGGGCCGGCGTTGCTGCCAGCAGCGCTGCTACCAATAGCCCGTTGCTTGTGCGCATGATGAATGACCTAGGGAATTTGTGCGGCGGAAGATACGCCTTAGCGCCAGTTAGCAACCTTCTCCAACAGGCTCAGCAGTAATTCCGCAGCTCCTTGTCGTCAACGGCTACTAGGTTGTCGAGCCGCACCTCGAAGCCATCATCCAAGCGCAGGTACTCCACTTTTTCGCGGATGTAGAGTTCCTTGATGATGCCCTCGTAGGTGCTGGGCGGCGTGTCGGGCTCGGTGCGGTAGGTGAGGGTGCAGCGCTGGCCGGTGGTGGCGCGGGCTTCCAGTTCGTCGTAAAACGAGCAGCTGATGGGGCGGTATTCGGTTGGCATGGCGCGGGGTGGCGGTTTAAGGTGCGGGTTGCTCCTAGGTACGTAAAGCAAACAAGCCCCGCCTAGGTTTGGGCGGGGCTTGCTGCAAAAATCGAGAAGCAAAACAGCGGTTTAGTGCTTGCCTTTGCCGTGGCCCTTGCCGGGGTGGCCACCGCCGTGCTTGTTGCCACGGCCGCGGCCTTCGTTGTAATCGTCGTCGTAGCGGCCGCCGCCGGGTACGTTCACGATTACGCCGGGCTGCGCAGGGTAATTGCCGCGCATTTTTTTGGCCTGGCCGGGCGGCATGCCGTGGGGGTGGCCGTAGCGCGTGCGGTGCTGCGAGTACTGCGTCCAGGGTGTAGCGCCCACGTAATCAATTACCACGGGGTGGAAGTTGGCCGGGTTGTAGCCGTTGAGCGAGCGAAGGCGCGTCCATTTACCGCTGCGCTGCACAATGTATTGCCGGTCGCGCACGTCGTAATAGCCGCCGTACTCGGGCACGTAGTAGTACTGGCGGCCGGCGGGCACAGCAGGCCCCCAGCTCGGCGGGTTGACGTTGATGGTAACCTGGGCGTTGGCCTCGGTAAAGGCGCCGGCCGAGCTCAGCAAAAGCAAGGCGGCGAACAAGGTTTTGGAAAGGCGCTGCATAACGCGAAATGCTGGTGGTGAAGACAAGGCTAAGCCTTGGGCAAGAACAAGGCCAAACTGCCGGCCTGATTGTGCGTAGGCTCATTACGAAGATAACACCCGTGGCACCTAGGGCCCGAACGAAAAGCCCTAACACGCGGTTGAGTACTATTGCACCCGGCCGCTGTGGCTAAAGCCACTGGCAAATAAGCTATTCGGAGTAGCCAGCGGGCGGGCATTTCACGTATTTTTGCGGGCTTATCTGCTACGCACTGCATGGCTAAGAAAAAATCGGCGGCCTCGGCCGCTGCGGTTGCTCCGGCTTCGGCCCCCACGTTAGCGGCTACGGCGGCTGCGGATGTTTCTGTTGCAACGCCCGAGGCTGCCCTGCCGGTAGGTGCCAACGGCTCGGCTTACCACTCGTCGGCGGCTACCATCGAGGCGCCTTTCATTGAGGTGTACGGCGCGCGCGAGCACAACCTCAAGAACGTGTCGGTGCAAATACCGCGTGGCAAGCTGGTGGTGTTCACGGGCATTTCGGGCTCGGGCAAGTCGTCGTTGGCGTTCGATACCATTTACGCCGAGGGCCAGCGCCGCTACATGGAAACATTCTCGGCCTACGCCCGCTCGTTTATGGGCGGCCTGGAGCGCCCCGATGTCGACAAGATCGAAGGCTTGTCGCCGGTAATCAGCATCGAGCAGAAGACGACCTCGCGCAACCCACGCTCCACGGTGGGCACCATCACCGAGATCTACGACTTCCTGCGCCTGTTCTACGCCCGTACGGCCGAGGCCTTCAGCTACGTAACGGGCAAGAAGATGATCCGGCAGTCCGACGACCAGATCATCAACTACATCATCAAGCACTTCGACCAGCGCAAGCTGGTGGTGCTGGCGCCGGTGGTGAAAGGCCGCAAAGGCCACTACCGCGAGCTGTTTCAGCAGGTGGCCAAGCTAGGCTTTACCAAAGTGCGCGTCGATGGCGAGCTGCTCGACATCACGCCCAAAATGCAGCTCGACCGCTACAAGATTCACGACATCGAAATCGTGATTGACCGGCTGGTGGTGAAGGAGGACGACCGGTTTCGCTTGTCGGGCTCGATGCAATCGGCCCTTACGCACGGCAAAGGCACGGCACTAGTGCTCGATACCGAGGCCAACAAGACGCAGTTCTTCTCGCGCTTCCTCATGGACCCGGCCACCGGCATTGCTTACGACGACCCGGCGCCCAACACCTTCTCCTTCAACTCGCCCTATGGTGCGTGCCCCACTTGCAACGGCCTGGGCGAGATTCAGCGCATTACCGAGGAAACCGTGATGCCCGACCCCAAGCTGAGCATCAGCCGCGGCGGCATTGCGCCCCTAGGTGAGTACCGCGACATCTGGATCTTTCAGCAACTGAACCTGATTCTGAAGAAGAACAAGGCTTCGCTGACCACGCCCATCGAGAAGCTGCCGCGCGAGCTGGTGGAACGCCTGCTCCACGGCGTGCCCGAAACCGAAGACGAGGACGACGACAAGAAAAAAGCCACGTACAGCGAGCCGTTCGAGGGCATTATCCCCTTCCTGCAGCGGCAGATGGATTCCGACTCGGAGAACATTCGGGAGTGGATTCAGCAGTACACCCAAGCTGTGGAGTGCCCCGAGTGCCACGGCCACCGCCTGAAAAAAGAATCGTTGCACTTCAAGATTGACGGCAAGCACATCGGCGAGCTGTCGATCATGGATATTGGCGAGCTGAGCCGCTGGTTTGAGGGCCTGGAGGAACGCCTGTCGGAACGCCAGAACCTGATTGCCCGCGAGCTGCTGAAGGAAATTCGCAAGCGCATCGGCTTCTTGCTGGAGGTGGGTTTGGAGTACCTCAACCTGCACCGCTCGGTGCGCACGCTGTCGGGCGGCGAGTCGCAGCGCATTCGCTTGGCTACCCAAATCGGTACCCAATTGGTGGGCGTGCTCTACATCATGGACGAGCCCAGCATTGGCCTGCACCAGCGCGACAACGAACGCCTCATCAACGCCCTCAAGCACCTGCGCGACCTAGGCAACTCGGTGATTGTGGTGGAACACGACAAGGACATGATCGTCCATGCCGACCACGTGCTCGACATCGGTCCCGGGGCCGGCATACACGGCGGGCACGTGGTAGCCGAAGGCGAGCCCGACGCTTTCTTGCGCAGCGGCTCGCTCACGGCGCAGTACCTCAGCGGCGAAAAGCACATCGAGCTGCGCAAAAAGAAGCGCGAGGGCGAAGGCAAGGATTTGGTGCTGAAAGGCGCCAAAGGCCACAACCTGAAGAACGTAACCCTGAAAGTGCCCCTGGGTAAGCTGGTGGCCGTTACGGGGGTGTCGGGCTCGGGCAAGTCGTCGCTCATCCACGATACCTTGTACCCCATCCTCAACCGTCACTTCTTCAACGCCAAGCGCGAGCCGCTGGCATTCGGCAGCATCGAGGGCCTGGAGCACATCGATAAGGTAATCGAGGTGGATCAGTCGCCGATTGGCCGCACGCCGCGCTCTAACCCGGCTACGTACACCGGCGTGTTCACCGAAATCCGGCAGCTGTACTCCAACCTGCCCGAGGCCAAAATCCGGGGCTACGGGCCGGGCCGCTTCTCTTTCAACGTGAAGGGCGGCCGCTGCGAAACCTGCGAGGGCGCGGGCATGCGCACCATCGAGATGAACTTCTTGCCCGATGTGCACGTGCAGTGCGAAACCTGCAAGGGCCGCCGCTACAACCGCGAAACGCTGGAGGTGCGCTTTAAAGGCAAGAGCATCACCGATGTGCTCGACATGACCATTGAGAAGGCCGTGGAGTTCTTCGAGAACCAGCCCCGTATTTTGCGCAAGATCAAGACCTTGGCCGATGTGGGCTTGGGCTACATCACCCTAGGTCAGCAGGCTACCACGCTGAGCGGGGGCGAGGCGCAGCGCGTAAAACTGGCCACCGAGCTGAGCAAAAAGGATACCGGCAAGACCTTCTACATCCTCGACGAGCCCACCACCGGCTTGCACTTCGAGGACATTCGTCACCTGTCGGATGTGCTGCAGAAGCTGGCCGACAAGGGCAACTCTGTACTCATCATCGAGCACAACCTCGACCTGATTAAGGTAGCCGACCACATCATCGACCTAGGACCCGAAGGCGGCGCCGGCGGCGGCATGATTGTGGCCCAAGGCACGCCCGAGCAAGTGGCCAAGGTGAAGAAAAGCCACACCGCACGCTTTTTGGCCGAAGAGCTGAAGGTGAGCAAGTACGCCGAGGAAAAACCCAAGGCAGCCGAAGAGGCCGCTTAGTTGCGCATAAGCCTAGAGCGTTGCCGCCCCGCCCAATGTTAAATTTTAGGCGGGGCGGCGTTTTTATGTTGCCTAAATATTACGCGCGGCCTATTTTAGGTGCTTCCATTCCTACCCACCCGCTCACCTATTGTGAAACATCTACTCTTCCCTGTCCTGTTGGCCGTTGCCATCATGAATGCCCCCGCCAAAGAAGCGCCGCCAAAAGGCACCAAATGGGAGGGCACCATCAGCAACGGCATGAAGGGCGACAAAATCAGCTTTGTGGTGTCGCCCGACGGCAAGAAGCTCTCCGACCTCACGTTTTCGGGCTACTGGCGCTGCAGCGGCAAGCTCGAGCAAACCACCGTGGGGCCCGATTCGGCATTTAACATCGTGGGCGGCAAAGTAGCCGGG includes the following:
- the asnS gene encoding asparagine--tRNA ligase, translating into MSVRRSSVEALLASQELDREVLVKGWVRTRRGNKYVQFIAVNDGSTINNLQVVADAEKFPEETLKDVATGACVAVRGTLVASQGKGQSVEIQATEIEVLGKADPETYPLQKKGHSLEFLREIAHLRPRTNTFGAVLRLRHALAFAVHQYFNDRGFFYVHTPIITGSDAEGAGQMFRVTTLPEQNPPLNEQGQVDYKEDFFGKATNLTVSGQLEGEVTAMALGKVYTFGPTFRAENSNTARHLAEFWMIEPEMAFFDLHDNMDLAEDFLKYLVRYALEKCPADLQFLNDQYDKELLGRLQFVIDNDFQRLTYTEAVEILKSAKQKFEFPVDWGTDLQSEHERYLVEKHFKKPVILTNYPKDIKAFYMKLDEDGRTVRAMDVLFPGIGEIIGGSQREEDLGKLQQRMQEMHVPEEDLWWYLDLRRFGSAPHSGFGLGFERLVLFVTGMTNIRDVIPFPRFPKNAEF
- the rpoN gene encoding RNA polymerase factor sigma-54, whose product is MQRLDMKQLLSQKLSPQQIQFIKLLQIPTAELEMRIKEELEANPALEEGDAEEADMADDDADDDFGDDQDDTDDTPAEGEEYDNDENILDEDFDETPEPELEMPRDEDTSETKDSDDLNLEDYLNDDEIAGYKMQGDTGGDEEERDMPLADTGSTLTDSLFEQLRFMDLDEKHEAIGRQLIGSIDADGYIRRDLGAIANDLAFSQNIEATEAEIEQALRLIQTFDPPGIGARDLRECLLLQLDRRPHDDVVEHAQRILEETFDEFTKKHYPKIQQRLDLTDEEIKEAIGLILKLNPKPGGSDPTGGGRVQYIIPDFILTNDNGELHLTLNARNAPDLRVSRDYQEMFQAYDKGAKKDKKLKEAVTFVKQKLDAAKWFIDAIKQRQQTLLRTMDSIVRYQKDFFLEGDESKLRPMILKDIAQEIGMDISTVSRVANSKAVQTEFGIYPLKYFFSEGIATDSGEDASSREVKHILKEIIEAEDKRRPLSDDKLEKMLNTRGYNIARRTVAKYREQLNIPVARLRKEL
- the uvrA gene encoding excinuclease ABC subunit UvrA; this translates as MAKKKSAASAAAVAPASAPTLAATAAADVSVATPEAALPVGANGSAYHSSAATIEAPFIEVYGAREHNLKNVSVQIPRGKLVVFTGISGSGKSSLAFDTIYAEGQRRYMETFSAYARSFMGGLERPDVDKIEGLSPVISIEQKTTSRNPRSTVGTITEIYDFLRLFYARTAEAFSYVTGKKMIRQSDDQIINYIIKHFDQRKLVVLAPVVKGRKGHYRELFQQVAKLGFTKVRVDGELLDITPKMQLDRYKIHDIEIVIDRLVVKEDDRFRLSGSMQSALTHGKGTALVLDTEANKTQFFSRFLMDPATGIAYDDPAPNTFSFNSPYGACPTCNGLGEIQRITEETVMPDPKLSISRGGIAPLGEYRDIWIFQQLNLILKKNKASLTTPIEKLPRELVERLLHGVPETEDEDDDKKKATYSEPFEGIIPFLQRQMDSDSENIREWIQQYTQAVECPECHGHRLKKESLHFKIDGKHIGELSIMDIGELSRWFEGLEERLSERQNLIARELLKEIRKRIGFLLEVGLEYLNLHRSVRTLSGGESQRIRLATQIGTQLVGVLYIMDEPSIGLHQRDNERLINALKHLRDLGNSVIVVEHDKDMIVHADHVLDIGPGAGIHGGHVVAEGEPDAFLRSGSLTAQYLSGEKHIELRKKKREGEGKDLVLKGAKGHNLKNVTLKVPLGKLVAVTGVSGSGKSSLIHDTLYPILNRHFFNAKREPLAFGSIEGLEHIDKVIEVDQSPIGRTPRSNPATYTGVFTEIRQLYSNLPEAKIRGYGPGRFSFNVKGGRCETCEGAGMRTIEMNFLPDVHVQCETCKGRRYNRETLEVRFKGKSITDVLDMTIEKAVEFFENQPRILRKIKTLADVGLGYITLGQQATTLSGGEAQRVKLATELSKKDTGKTFYILDEPTTGLHFEDIRHLSDVLQKLADKGNSVLIIEHNLDLIKVADHIIDLGPEGGAGGGMIVAQGTPEQVAKVKKSHTARFLAEELKVSKYAEEKPKAAEEAA